A DNA window from Chryseobacterium sp. MEBOG06 contains the following coding sequences:
- a CDS encoding DUF6051 family protein, translated as MEYYELYEVLKGHFDSGKGVVEIKELNLTIQSLPFESKACNLLYGSENMNCTQHQQPLNINENAYLFYSQPSIDIRDFDIECNKKFEYHILKRADVEVASGCILFFHGLNEKKWDKYLPWAYELAQRTHKAVILFPIAFHMDRAAPVWADRHQMMEVVNSRKLKYPENTNYSYINAAISARLEAHPQRIFWSGLQTYSDIIEVVKDIKNNHIKGISTDASLDLFGYSIGSFLSMIIKMADPYHFFTSSKVFCFCGGMTIDRMFPISKYIMDTQSTVRMQSVFTELLSSDFKSDPRLRHYQNDDQHPHESWFKKMLRYNYFQKEREDRIREIQSQIKVYVLEKDSVAPPIEALNTLTGGYRDIEVEVEIKDFPYEYSHMVPFPLTHKNKKEVTEAFYQFVKSAGDFYNQ; from the coding sequence ATGGAATATTATGAATTGTATGAAGTTTTGAAAGGTCATTTTGACTCCGGAAAAGGCGTTGTGGAAATCAAGGAGCTGAATCTAACGATTCAATCTCTTCCTTTTGAATCCAAAGCTTGTAATCTGCTTTATGGATCTGAAAATATGAATTGTACACAGCATCAGCAGCCTCTGAACATCAATGAAAATGCTTATCTTTTTTATAGTCAGCCTTCTATAGACATCCGGGATTTTGATATTGAATGCAATAAAAAATTTGAGTATCATATTCTTAAGAGAGCAGATGTAGAAGTGGCCAGCGGATGTATTCTGTTCTTCCATGGCCTCAATGAAAAGAAATGGGATAAATATCTGCCGTGGGCTTATGAATTGGCTCAAAGAACCCACAAAGCGGTCATTCTGTTCCCTATCGCTTTTCATATGGACCGCGCTGCTCCTGTATGGGCAGACCGCCATCAAATGATGGAAGTGGTAAATTCCAGAAAATTAAAATATCCGGAAAACACCAATTACTCTTATATCAATGCTGCGATAAGCGCAAGGCTGGAGGCCCATCCTCAGAGAATATTCTGGTCCGGGCTGCAAACTTATTCGGATATCATTGAGGTGGTAAAAGACATTAAAAATAATCATATAAAAGGTATTTCTACCGATGCAAGTCTGGATTTATTCGGGTATTCCATAGGATCATTCCTTTCAATGATTATCAAAATGGCTGACCCGTACCACTTTTTCACATCATCCAAGGTATTCTGTTTTTGTGGAGGAATGACCATTGACCGGATGTTTCCGATCTCAAAATATATCATGGACACTCAGTCTACGGTTAGAATGCAGTCTGTTTTCACCGAATTACTAAGTTCGGATTTTAAATCTGATCCCCGTTTAAGACATTATCAGAATGATGATCAGCATCCGCATGAAAGCTGGTTCAAAAAGATGCTGCGCTATAATTATTTTCAAAAGGAAAGAGAAGACAGAATCCGCGAGATTCAGTCTCAGATAAAGGTATATGTTCTTGAAAAAGACTCTGTAGCGCCTCCCATTGAAGCTTTAAATACGTTAACCGGAGGATACCGTGACATTGAGGTAGAGGTTGAGATCAAAGATTTCCCTTATGAATATTCACATATGGTTCCTTTTCCTTTAACTCATAAAAATAAAAAGGAGGTGACCGAAGCCTTCTATCAGTTTGTAAAATCAGCAGGTGATTTTTATAATCAGTAA
- a CDS encoding 2TM domain-containing protein, protein MDYHTAYTRTRNIKKFYRNIFLFAIIALLILPDTVFDEEIIRIRLFDRYTILAIWGLILFVKAIKLFVFDSEWERDMIERELKKDKQPIDY, encoded by the coding sequence ATGGATTATCACACGGCATACACAAGAACCCGCAACATTAAAAAATTCTATAGAAATATTTTTTTATTTGCTATCATTGCTCTTCTGATCCTTCCGGATACTGTTTTTGACGAAGAAATCATTAGAATTAGACTGTTCGATAGATACACAATATTGGCAATATGGGGACTTATTCTCTTTGTAAAAGCCATAAAACTGTTTGTTTTTGATTCCGAATGGGAAAGAGATATGATTGAAAGAGAGCTTAAAAAAGATAAACAGCCTATAGACTATTAA
- a CDS encoding 2TM domain-containing protein: MEILSSDRETIAYKKASRRVKELKEFYGNLTSYCIVIPFLAALNLLTSPGYLWFLWPMLGWGIGVIFHAVNIFGIGRSWEEKKIKELMEQERGKTKTL; encoded by the coding sequence ATGGAAATTTTATCATCTGATAGAGAAACGATAGCTTACAAAAAAGCTTCAAGAAGAGTAAAAGAATTAAAAGAATTTTATGGAAATCTTACTTCTTACTGTATTGTAATTCCATTTTTAGCAGCATTAAATTTGCTGACCTCTCCAGGATATCTGTGGTTCTTATGGCCTATGCTGGGTTGGGGAATAGGCGTTATTTTTCATGCCGTAAACATATTTGGAATCGGAAGAAGCTGGGAAGAGAAAAAAATAAAAGAGTTGATGGAACAGGAAAGAGGAAAAACAAAAACATTATAA
- a CDS encoding GyrI-like domain-containing protein, producing the protein MEEYKKRIVKTIQYIDTNLDADLSLEKIAEISAYSPFHFHRIFKLITGETLQSYITRKKIEKSAFYLAVHKEKGIKDIYFDLGFSNHSVFSKTFKKYYGIPPSEFRRSAPPRFHKILQTQSKNGQVDTVFGQYICTIENLLNWTKMNLKIEIKELPEMQLAAVMSLGIADVEPSYNILIDWAGKKHLFPRENVKMISVYHESFKVTPPDKVRIHACMLLDEKLESTEGEVFSETIDAGKYIVGSGEVTLNDFEQCWVSLFLWMNEHHYSMRKEFPFEIYHSNFKEHPEGKMMVDFCIPVL; encoded by the coding sequence TTGGAAGAATATAAAAAACGGATTGTAAAAACAATCCAGTATATCGATACAAACCTTGATGCGGATCTCTCTCTGGAAAAAATTGCAGAGATCAGTGCTTATTCCCCGTTTCATTTTCACAGGATATTTAAGCTGATTACCGGAGAAACACTTCAGAGCTATATTACCAGAAAGAAAATAGAAAAAAGCGCTTTTTATCTGGCTGTACACAAAGAAAAAGGAATTAAGGATATCTATTTTGATCTCGGATTTTCAAATCATTCAGTCTTTAGCAAAACATTTAAAAAGTATTACGGAATACCTCCTTCTGAATTCCGGAGATCAGCGCCCCCCAGATTTCACAAGATTTTACAAACACAAAGCAAGAACGGACAAGTTGATACGGTTTTTGGCCAATATATTTGCACTATAGAAAACCTGTTAAACTGGACGAAAATGAATTTGAAAATTGAAATTAAAGAACTGCCGGAAATGCAACTTGCAGCAGTAATGAGCCTGGGAATTGCTGATGTGGAACCCTCCTATAATATTCTGATAGATTGGGCAGGAAAGAAACATCTGTTTCCACGGGAAAATGTGAAAATGATTTCTGTATACCATGAAAGTTTCAAAGTGACTCCTCCCGATAAGGTAAGAATACACGCGTGTATGCTTCTGGATGAAAAGCTTGAAAGTACTGAAGGAGAAGTGTTTTCTGAAACCATTGATGCAGGAAAATACATTGTAGGAAGTGGAGAAGTAACCCTTAATGATTTTGAGCAATGCTGGGTATCATTGTTTTTATGGATGAATGAGCATCATTATTCAATGAGAAAAGAATTTCCTTTTGAGATCTACCATTCCAATTTTAAAGAGCATCCGGAAGGTAAAATGATGGTGGATTTTTGTATTCCTGTTTTGTAA
- a CDS encoding 2TM domain-containing protein: MKTFDEDDIQYQQAKRQVDQLRGFYGHLFAYLVVNIVIVFYNYSQLKPGESYFQFENFFTAIFWGIGLFSHALIVFLPKVRFVKEWEERKIRELIEKQKEL, from the coding sequence ATGAAAACATTTGACGAAGATGATATTCAATATCAGCAGGCTAAAAGACAGGTAGACCAGTTAAGAGGTTTTTACGGGCATTTATTTGCCTATTTGGTGGTAAATATTGTAATCGTCTTTTACAACTATTCGCAGCTGAAACCCGGAGAAAGTTATTTCCAGTTTGAAAACTTTTTTACGGCCATATTCTGGGGAATTGGACTTTTTTCTCATGCGTTGATCGTCTTTTTGCCTAAAGTGCGGTTTGTAAAGGAATGGGAAGAGAGAAAAATCCGGGAATTGATTGAAAAACAAAAAGAACTTTAA
- a CDS encoding LytR/AlgR family response regulator transcription factor: MIKTVIIEDEKPASRKLERMLSNFPEIEVVTKIESVEEGVAWFSENEHPQLIFSDIVLGDGLSFDIFEKVPTKGFIIYTTAFDQYTLKAFKLNSIDYLLKPILEEDLSGAVEKFKSFIPANDTVNSQDIKQLIKKEKSTLSRVLVKIGYNLKIIQTQEISCFFSENKIVYLQTEDRSYPSDFTLDELEEVLDNKKFFRVNRQVIISSDYIKNIHTSPYYKVDMEFQPQEEITVSRDRVKDFKDWLVS, translated from the coding sequence ATGATCAAAACTGTCATTATAGAAGACGAAAAACCAGCTTCAAGGAAATTAGAAAGAATGCTGAGTAATTTTCCTGAAATTGAAGTCGTTACAAAAATAGAATCAGTGGAAGAAGGGGTAGCCTGGTTTTCTGAAAACGAACACCCGCAGCTGATCTTTTCTGATATTGTTTTAGGAGACGGACTGTCTTTCGATATCTTTGAAAAAGTACCTACCAAAGGCTTTATCATCTATACTACGGCTTTTGATCAGTATACCCTTAAGGCTTTTAAACTAAACAGTATTGATTATCTATTAAAACCTATTCTGGAAGAAGATCTTTCCGGTGCTGTTGAAAAGTTTAAATCATTCATTCCTGCAAATGACACCGTAAATTCTCAGGATATAAAACAGCTTATAAAAAAAGAAAAATCAACCCTTTCCAGAGTTTTGGTGAAAATAGGATATAATCTGAAAATCATACAGACTCAGGAAATAAGCTGCTTCTTCAGTGAAAATAAAATCGTATATCTTCAGACAGAAGACCGCAGCTATCCATCAGATTTTACATTGGACGAACTGGAAGAAGTACTGGACAATAAAAAGTTTTTCCGTGTCAACAGACAGGTTATTATCAGCTCAGACTACATTAAAAACATTCATACATCGCCTTATTATAAAGTGGATATGGAGTTTCAGCCCCAGGAAGAAATTACGGTAAGCAGAGACCGTGTCAAGGATTTTAAAGATTGGCTGGTAAGCTGA
- a CDS encoding TonB-dependent receptor, with translation MKPQGQKILLLIALITFMTGYSQIKVSGRVTFKSKGVSEVNVTLKDTYDGSTTDAQGNFSFETSEKGDRKITFTHPKYETVEKSISLDDQAIILNTDLKEQISEIDAVVVSAGSIEASDRKRATTLLTPIDIYTTAGADGQISSALTFLPGVQKVGGTEGLFIRGGTGTESRIFMDGSLINNYFSNSIPGIAGRDQFNTSLFKGNIFSSGGYSALYGQALSGALMLESVDLPDESSYNLGVSPIFLNAGFQKLADSKNYSFGASAGYSMLSLMQKVFNFNTNFIDAPQGLNGDMNFRFKTKSGGFFKYYGMYNSNKMGVKSESLEPGYDFSLIRLDGKNTYHNLSFRQKFGKYLLNIGGSYSYNRSDLNFSTETSDIESNKTRLLTDGNYVNFKAVLERKINKISAVRGGFELNNTDENLNFEEVQKHYKDLISSAFVETDLGFSNALSAKIGIRAEHSSFLNKNNIAPRLALAYRLAKDWTTSLAYGLFYQNPESKYINRPADLGFQQSQHYIFQVQRASEGRTLRFEAFYKKYDQLIKTFNVTPDKEQNQQVQTALNNDGYGYAKGLELFWRDNKKTFKNIDYWISYSFLDSKRDFLNYPVSMKPSFAADHTLSAVVKRFIPEWKLGANLSYTYAKGRPYYDIASKFEDGKAINYTRNEGKLKDYNALNFSINYLPNLGKKDSKVFPVLVLSITNVLGSKNVYGYNFSVDGSRSSAVVPPVNTFVFIGAFISFGVDKTDDAINNNL, from the coding sequence ATGAAACCACAAGGACAAAAAATACTGCTTCTGATTGCTCTGATCACTTTTATGACGGGATATTCTCAGATAAAAGTATCAGGAAGGGTAACTTTTAAAAGTAAAGGAGTAAGTGAAGTAAATGTCACACTAAAAGATACCTATGACGGGTCAACTACGGATGCCCAGGGTAATTTTTCTTTTGAAACATCAGAAAAAGGAGATCGCAAAATAACCTTCACCCATCCCAAATATGAGACCGTTGAAAAAAGTATCAGCCTTGATGATCAGGCAATCATTCTCAATACGGATCTTAAAGAACAGATCAGCGAAATAGATGCCGTAGTAGTATCTGCAGGATCTATTGAAGCCAGCGACCGGAAAAGAGCAACTACATTACTGACGCCTATTGATATTTATACTACTGCAGGAGCAGACGGACAGATTTCTTCAGCATTGACCTTTCTTCCCGGGGTTCAAAAGGTTGGAGGAACAGAAGGTTTATTCATCAGAGGAGGTACGGGAACCGAATCCAGGATCTTTATGGACGGGAGTCTTATCAACAATTATTTTTCTAATTCTATTCCGGGAATTGCAGGAAGAGATCAGTTTAATACTTCTCTTTTTAAAGGTAATATATTTTCAAGTGGCGGATATTCTGCTCTCTACGGGCAGGCGCTTTCAGGAGCATTGATGCTTGAAAGTGTTGACCTTCCGGATGAGAGTTCTTATAATCTTGGAGTTTCTCCTATCTTTCTGAATGCAGGATTTCAAAAGCTGGCAGACAGTAAAAACTATTCTTTTGGCGCTTCAGCAGGATATTCAATGTTAAGCCTGATGCAGAAAGTCTTTAATTTCAATACCAATTTTATTGACGCTCCACAGGGTCTTAACGGAGACATGAATTTTAGATTTAAAACAAAATCAGGAGGATTTTTTAAATATTACGGAATGTACAATTCTAATAAGATGGGAGTGAAATCTGAAAGCCTTGAACCTGGATATGATTTCAGTTTGATAAGATTAGACGGAAAAAATACGTATCACAATCTCTCTTTCAGACAAAAATTTGGGAAATATCTTCTGAATATAGGAGGCTCTTATTCGTACAACAGATCGGATCTTAATTTTTCTACAGAAACAAGTGATATAGAATCCAATAAAACAAGATTGCTCACAGATGGAAATTATGTGAATTTCAAAGCAGTTCTTGAAAGGAAAATAAATAAAATAAGTGCTGTGAGAGGAGGTTTTGAATTGAATAACACAGATGAAAATTTAAACTTTGAAGAGGTTCAGAAACATTATAAAGATCTGATTTCTTCTGCTTTCGTAGAAACAGATCTTGGATTCAGCAATGCTTTATCTGCAAAAATAGGAATCAGGGCAGAGCATTCATCTTTTCTGAATAAAAATAATATTGCCCCGCGTTTGGCATTGGCTTACCGTCTTGCCAAAGACTGGACAACTTCTTTGGCTTATGGTCTTTTCTATCAAAATCCGGAGAGCAAATATATCAATAGACCTGCGGATTTGGGGTTTCAACAGTCACAGCATTATATTTTCCAGGTTCAGAGAGCTTCGGAAGGGCGAACGTTGCGTTTTGAAGCTTTTTATAAAAAATATGACCAGCTGATCAAGACATTTAATGTGACTCCGGACAAGGAACAGAACCAACAGGTGCAGACGGCTCTAAATAATGATGGATACGGTTATGCAAAAGGACTGGAACTGTTTTGGAGAGACAATAAGAAAACATTTAAAAATATTGATTATTGGATCAGCTATTCATTTCTTGATTCAAAGAGAGACTTTCTGAACTATCCTGTCAGTATGAAACCGTCTTTTGCAGCAGATCACACTCTTTCAGCAGTGGTAAAGAGATTTATTCCGGAATGGAAACTTGGAGCTAATTTATCCTATACCTATGCCAAAGGAAGACCTTATTACGATATTGCTTCTAAATTTGAAGATGGGAAAGCAATTAATTATACCAGAAATGAGGGTAAACTAAAAGATTATAATGCTTTAAATTTCAGTATTAATTATTTACCGAACCTAGGCAAAAAGGATTCAAAGGTTTTCCCTGTACTTGTTCTGAGTATTACCAATGTTTTAGGATCAAAAAACGTGTACGGATATAACTTTTCCGTAGACGGATCAAGAAGCTCTGCAGTTGTGCCACCCGTGAATACCTTTGTATTTATAGGAGCATTTATCAGCTTTGGAGTAGATAAAACAGATGATGCAATCAATAATAATTTATAA
- a CDS encoding methyltransferase family protein: MNTLQILFTVSMAAWFLSEFLYKNMLKSTKSDKKDKDKSTLNILWLAIPFSIGASIILSYNTKLPIIKADWIMYVGELFIILGIVLRFIIIRSLGKYFTVDVTIREDHKIKKEGFYKYVRHPSYALSLLTSLGLGLYLNNWWSLLFAFIPPFLAFAYRIKVEELALVEQFGDEYIEYRKNTKKIIPFIY; encoded by the coding sequence ATGAATACCTTACAAATACTCTTTACCGTTTCTATGGCCGCTTGGTTTCTCAGTGAGTTTTTGTATAAAAATATGCTGAAATCCACGAAAAGTGACAAGAAAGATAAAGATAAATCTACCCTGAATATTCTGTGGCTTGCCATTCCTTTTTCTATAGGGGCCTCTATTATTCTTTCTTATAATACAAAACTTCCCATTATAAAGGCTGACTGGATCATGTATGTAGGAGAGCTTTTTATTATATTGGGAATTGTTTTAAGATTCATTATTATCAGATCTTTAGGTAAATATTTTACAGTGGATGTCACCATAAGAGAAGACCATAAAATCAAAAAAGAAGGATTTTATAAATATGTAAGACATCCTTCGTATGCTCTTTCTCTTTTGACCTCTCTTGGTCTTGGTTTATACCTCAATAACTGGTGGTCTTTACTCTTTGCTTTTATACCTCCGTTTTTAGCATTTGCCTACAGAATTAAAGTGGAAGAACTGGCTTTGGTAGAACAGTTTGGAGATGAATACATCGAATACAGAAAGAACACCAAAAAAATAATTCCTTTTATTTATTGA
- a CDS encoding 2TM domain-containing protein has protein sequence MKRKNFIILLWVSMGTTLFFFLFFNDEKTFRTFMMTMLLSTMYTFVLGVGNGIINEFLNKRFPWSEATRLRAVLSIISIIIGNFVLVYFCNYMNYVVIQRTATVEEFFSSKYGVTNWFMINIALLITAFLHAKGFMEELKKTSRKEVVEQKLIAKSANAQFESLKNQLDPHFLFNSLNVLSSLIDENPQQAQKFTASMSKIYRYVLEQKDKELVTVEDEIEFAKTYCDLLKTRFEDSVDFTFDVPKEDYRRYVVPLALQLLLENCIKHNFATSSKPLAIRIFSDGDTLCIENNLQVREQIKESSGIGLTNIVQRYSLLTKKNVFIEKSEDYFKVKLPMLSAKPNISSVQTEDESAAYKRAQKRVKEIKGFYSNLISYCIIIPFLIFINLFTGRGTYWFWYPLFGWGVALAFRAFRVFGIGESWQEKKIREIMDQQKNKNNENI, from the coding sequence ATGAAACGTAAAAATTTTATTATACTACTTTGGGTCTCAATGGGAACGACATTGTTTTTCTTCTTATTTTTTAATGATGAAAAAACGTTTCGCACCTTTATGATGACAATGCTGCTTTCTACCATGTATACTTTCGTATTGGGGGTAGGAAACGGAATTATTAATGAGTTTCTTAATAAAAGATTTCCGTGGTCTGAGGCTACCAGGCTTAGAGCTGTTTTAAGCATTATTTCAATCATTATCGGGAACTTTGTTTTGGTGTACTTCTGTAATTATATGAATTATGTTGTGATCCAGAGAACAGCTACTGTGGAAGAGTTTTTCTCTTCAAAATATGGGGTTACCAATTGGTTTATGATCAATATAGCTCTTCTGATTACAGCTTTTCTTCATGCAAAAGGATTCATGGAAGAGCTGAAGAAGACTTCCCGGAAAGAAGTAGTGGAGCAGAAGCTTATTGCTAAGTCTGCCAATGCCCAGTTTGAAAGTTTGAAAAACCAGCTGGATCCTCATTTTCTTTTCAACTCTTTGAATGTTTTAAGCTCGCTGATCGATGAAAATCCCCAGCAGGCTCAGAAATTTACTGCCTCTATGTCAAAGATTTACCGGTATGTACTTGAACAAAAAGATAAAGAGCTGGTAACCGTTGAAGATGAGATCGAATTTGCCAAAACGTATTGTGATCTTTTAAAAACCAGATTTGAAGACAGTGTAGATTTCACTTTTGATGTTCCAAAAGAAGATTATCGGAGATATGTGGTTCCCCTGGCTCTGCAGCTATTGCTGGAAAACTGTATCAAACATAATTTTGCTACTTCATCAAAACCTTTAGCGATCAGGATTTTTTCAGACGGTGATACCCTTTGTATTGAAAACAACCTGCAGGTAAGGGAACAGATCAAGGAAAGTTCCGGGATAGGACTTACCAATATTGTTCAGCGCTATTCTCTTCTTACAAAGAAAAATGTTTTTATAGAAAAATCTGAAGACTATTTTAAAGTAAAGCTTCCGATGCTTTCTGCTAAACCCAATATTTCCAGTGTACAGACGGAGGATGAATCTGCGGCATATAAAAGAGCACAAAAGAGAGTTAAAGAAATTAAAGGATTTTATTCTAACCTGATTTCTTACTGTATTATTATTCCTTTCTTAATCTTTATCAATCTTTTTACCGGAAGGGGAACCTACTGGTTCTGGTACCCGTTATTTGGGTGGGGAGTTGCTTTGGCCTTCCGTGCTTTCCGGGTTTTCGGGATTGGAGAATCCTGGCAGGAAAAAAAGATCAGAGAAATTATGGATCAACAAAAAAATAAAAATAATGAAAACATTTGA